The Parvibaculaceae bacterium PLY_AMNH_Bact1 genome window below encodes:
- a CDS encoding pentapeptide repeat-containing protein (Derived by automated computational analysis using gene prediction method: Protein Homology.), with protein sequence MELMENLGEISQLELSNMIRAHELWLSDNQLGKQLSLYGVDIGGLKLKGDLSRATFNTCQFDFTLFDECILTKTEFINCKMNDSHFINSSSPEGLSFTKCTLIHSLFEFGLYVRAQLTSCFLHNTTMRSTSLKESNVHDCNFEGSKWEKGTFYKTKFDKCCFNKSIFSDYRFTQAGFGMCQMRDIDFSGVVDVDSVSIRESDLQGSILENFDFSKRNNPKSTVSENDFSKATINGTRFSDQKMYNSKFDSAKMSKTKFSGCDLRRSSFVSAIGNEAEFHRTDLYQSNFTDAKLQQADFSIVEGSRTVFMRADLTGASFKFGDLTNSAMHFAIIKGTQFAGCNLSGATFPTGDVCEPGSLGRCIPIDHSARLA encoded by the coding sequence ATGGAACTCATGGAAAATCTGGGCGAGATAAGTCAGCTAGAGTTGTCCAACATGATTAGAGCTCACGAACTATGGCTATCAGACAACCAACTTGGAAAACAACTTAGTTTGTACGGTGTAGATATCGGAGGCTTGAAACTAAAAGGGGACCTATCTAGGGCTACCTTCAATACATGTCAGTTCGACTTTACACTTTTTGATGAATGCATCCTTACAAAAACTGAATTCATCAACTGCAAAATGAATGATTCTCACTTTATAAATTCTTCAAGTCCAGAAGGTCTCTCTTTTACAAAATGCACGTTAATACACTCATTGTTTGAATTTGGCTTATACGTAAGGGCTCAGCTCACATCATGTTTCTTACACAATACGACCATGAGATCTACGTCATTGAAAGAGTCCAATGTGCACGATTGCAACTTCGAAGGATCCAAGTGGGAAAAAGGAACTTTTTACAAAACCAAATTCGACAAATGCTGTTTCAATAAGTCAATCTTCTCAGACTACAGATTTACACAAGCAGGTTTTGGCATGTGCCAGATGAGGGATATCGATTTCTCCGGTGTCGTCGATGTAGATAGCGTTTCTATTCGCGAGTCGGATTTGCAAGGCTCAATCCTCGAAAATTTCGACTTCAGCAAGCGTAACAACCCGAAGTCAACTGTGTCCGAAAATGATTTTTCAAAAGCAACAATCAATGGGACGCGTTTCAGCGATCAGAAAATGTACAACTCAAAATTTGACTCAGCGAAGATGTCAAAGACCAAATTTAGTGGTTGCGATCTTCGACGATCTTCATTTGTTAGTGCAATCGGCAATGAAGCGGAATTTCACCGCACCGATTTGTACCAATCCAATTTCACTGATGCCAAGTTGCAGCAGGCCGACTTTTCTATTGTCGAGGGCAGCAGGACCGTGTTTATGCGTGCCGATCTGACCGGCGCTTCCTTTAAGTTCGGAGATTTGACAAATTCAGCAATGCATTTCGCAATAATAAAGGGAACTCAGTTTGCTGGATGTAACCTAAGTGGCGCTACATTTCCGACAGGGGATGTATGTGAACCAGGCTCACTTGGGAGGTGCATACCGATTGACCATTCTGCACGACTAGCTTGA
- a CDS encoding tyrosine-type recombinase/integrase (Derived by automated computational analysis using gene prediction method: Protein Homology. GO_function: GO:0003677 - DNA binding [Evidence IEA]; GO_process: GO:0006310 - DNA recombination [Evidence IEA]; GO_process: GO:0015074 - DNA integration [Evidence IEA]): MPRQKKNPNHPKKGSAIKVEPIRDVRDIRRIKKHLAEAPRDLCIFTLGINTGYRASELLSIRVGDISHLRAGDLFELKQQKTKKYRATTFNQTVVDAIQNWLEVHPDPRPRTPLFISRKSGAALTVSTFGNMVKGWCRDAGMIGNFGSHSLRKSWGYHQRVQNNVGIPVLMTAFGHATQQQTLEYLCIQSEEIQELYALEL; this comes from the coding sequence ATGCCGCGCCAGAAGAAAAACCCTAATCATCCAAAGAAGGGTTCGGCTATCAAAGTCGAGCCGATCCGCGACGTTCGTGACATCAGGCGCATAAAAAAACACCTTGCGGAAGCACCTAGAGACCTCTGTATCTTCACCTTAGGCATAAACACTGGTTATCGAGCGAGCGAGCTTCTCAGCATTAGGGTTGGTGATATCTCACACCTTCGTGCGGGTGACCTGTTTGAACTCAAGCAACAGAAGACCAAAAAATATCGCGCTACGACTTTCAACCAGACCGTTGTGGACGCAATTCAGAATTGGTTGGAAGTGCATCCGGACCCCAGGCCTAGAACGCCACTCTTTATTTCGCGAAAAAGTGGCGCAGCCCTAACGGTCTCGACTTTTGGCAATATGGTCAAAGGTTGGTGCCGTGATGCGGGGATGATTGGAAACTTCGGTTCGCATTCTCTACGAAAGAGCTGGGGTTATCACCAACGTGTTCAGAACAATGTTGGAATTCCGGTTCTAATGACGGCTTTTGGTCATGCGACCCAGCAGCAGACACTTGAGTATCTTTGTATTCAGTCTGAAGAGATTCAGGAACTGTATGCGTTGGAGTTGTAG
- a CDS encoding hypothetical protein (Derived by automated computational analysis using gene prediction method: GeneMarkS-2+.), which yields MSAVLSFVVIGLLILVVAYVNNYRKTGSFLLSREQIGKIEKDRKVKLPDGDHNIRTQVPRISMAEIKRGIEDMKEVAPVIGFLPGAMLGYLVRPTVGNSSRSLSLGEIIEYAGKQGVNLNDTKFTDYHAFVYRYGDPSSAAQMSLGLMVVGGIIGIAVAYFIIQRLKS from the coding sequence ATGTCCGCTGTTTTATCTTTTGTGGTTATTGGTCTGCTTATTCTCGTCGTCGCTTACGTCAACAATTACCGAAAGACTGGAAGCTTCCTCCTTTCCCGAGAACAAATAGGAAAAATTGAAAAAGACAGAAAGGTGAAACTACCAGACGGCGACCACAACATCCGCACCCAGGTGCCCAGAATAAGCATGGCAGAGATAAAACGAGGGATTGAAGACATGAAAGAAGTCGCTCCGGTAATAGGTTTCCTACCCGGTGCCATGCTTGGATACCTCGTACGCCCAACAGTAGGCAACAGTTCGCGCAGCCTCTCTCTTGGCGAAATTATCGAGTACGCAGGAAAACAAGGTGTCAACCTCAATGATACAAAATTCACCGACTATCATGCATTCGTCTATCGATATGGTGACCCGTCTTCTGCTGCCCAAATGAGCCTTGGCCTTATGGTCGTTGGTGGCATCATTGGCATAGCCGTGGCTTACTTTATCATCCAGCGGTTAAAATCCTGA
- a CDS encoding hypothetical protein (Derived by automated computational analysis using gene prediction method: GeneMarkS-2+.), giving the protein MKYWDWAVLTVFWSAVFVAVVIGFWYAGVGGALLGIASVWAVVLCLEEHWPVVWLVGMLMGAVWFWNVGL; this is encoded by the coding sequence ATGAAATATTGGGATTGGGCGGTGTTGACCGTTTTTTGGAGCGCGGTCTTTGTCGCTGTTGTTATTGGGTTTTGGTACGCCGGGGTTGGCGGTGCCTTGTTGGGCATAGCTAGTGTTTGGGCAGTTGTGCTGTGCCTGGAGGAACATTGGCCCGTGGTTTGGCTGGTGGGCATGCTTATGGGTGCCGTTTGGTTTTGGAATGTCGGCTTGTAG
- a CDS encoding hypothetical protein (Derived by automated computational analysis using gene prediction method: GeneMarkS-2+.) translates to MKDKGQIRPEDFQKLERDWAASDFDSVDAYLESLTEEERQEIIEKLGEAES, encoded by the coding sequence ATGAAAGACAAAGGACAAATTCGGCCCGAAGACTTCCAGAAATTAGAACGGGATTGGGCAGCATCAGATTTCGACTCTGTGGATGCCTATCTGGAAAGCCTCACAGAAGAGGAAAGACAAGAGATCATTGAAAAGCTAGGTGAAGCCGAGAGCTAA
- a CDS encoding hypothetical protein (Derived by automated computational analysis using gene prediction method: GeneMarkS-2+.) → MIESKLIRARRDLVEWEGVKKQQEAKRQGLLKSYVENQLKMPSRYGLFSNQAKREKLLRRHRELRREAEYTKEQIEVAERKIADLTRAIQEYEGILEKADREEMKVREDLEKRLQRRRERKAEMGREP, encoded by the coding sequence ATGATTGAAAGCAAGCTTATAAGAGCACGCAGGGACTTGGTGGAATGGGAAGGGGTGAAGAAGCAACAGGAAGCAAAGCGGCAGGGTTTGCTGAAATCTTATGTAGAAAATCAACTTAAAATGCCGAGCCGCTATGGTCTCTTTTCCAACCAAGCCAAGAGAGAGAAACTTTTGAGGCGCCACCGAGAACTAAGACGAGAGGCCGAATATACAAAAGAGCAGATAGAGGTGGCGGAACGAAAAATAGCGGATCTGACTCGAGCGATACAGGAGTATGAAGGGATTCTTGAAAAAGCTGACCGTGAAGAAATGAAGGTGCGAGAAGATTTAGAGAAACGCTTGCAGCGCCGCCGCGAGCGAAAGGCGGAAATGGGCCGTGAGCCTTAG